One segment of Streptomyces sp. NBC_01463 DNA contains the following:
- a CDS encoding ABC transporter ATP-binding protein/permease, which yields MPEEHAEPKDRSAARSLLRLWPYVKPVRTRLFGAALIAVAASCLGLVIPLVLKWIVDGPVAGRDPDGVWLGALFLLLLGIAEAVLFGVRRWMVARPLAGVEAAMRADLYRHLQRLPVAFHDRWPSGQLLSRGTTDLMLVRMFLAFPLTFLLVNATTILIGFVILLLQEWTLGLVLLAPVVPLVIICSVFETKYAVVARTAQDQVGDLTTVVEESVLGIRIIKGFGRHRSQALAFRALSQRLRTTELTKARLLAGIWALITTIPELAIGAALVLGTIEVADGGLSAGTLVAFLSTALALRWPVESIGFLLAMSQESATATERFFEVMDVAEEADTSVSGDGAATGLPGAGGMVFEGVEFRYPDAEDGSVPVLARIDLRIRPGETMALVGATGSGKTTLTALVPRLHDATSGRITLDGEDITAMPRERLRELVSVAFEEPTLFSASVGENVLMGSDGAGEEELLRALSVAQADFVHGLPQGVDTQVGEQGLSLSGGQRQRLALARAVVGRPRFLVLDDPLSALDVHTETLVEAALRRVLEETTAVVVAHRPSTVMLADRVALLSEGRIVAVGTHQELLRGNAEYAWLMSGAGITDGGEPTGVPLPGASADDLPGVHAPAEESSTR from the coding sequence ATGCCCGAAGAACATGCAGAGCCCAAGGACCGGTCCGCCGCGCGTTCCCTGCTGCGGCTGTGGCCGTATGTGAAGCCGGTACGCACCCGCCTGTTCGGCGCCGCCCTGATCGCGGTGGCCGCCTCCTGTCTGGGCCTGGTGATCCCGCTCGTACTGAAGTGGATCGTCGACGGTCCGGTCGCGGGGCGGGACCCGGACGGGGTCTGGCTCGGGGCGCTGTTCCTGCTGCTGCTCGGGATCGCCGAGGCGGTGCTGTTCGGGGTGCGCCGATGGATGGTGGCGCGTCCGCTGGCCGGGGTCGAGGCGGCGATGCGGGCCGATCTCTACCGGCACCTGCAACGGCTGCCGGTGGCCTTCCACGACCGCTGGCCCTCGGGCCAGTTGCTGTCGCGCGGGACCACGGACCTGATGCTGGTGCGGATGTTCCTCGCCTTCCCGCTGACGTTCCTGCTGGTCAACGCCACCACGATCCTGATCGGATTCGTGATCCTGCTGCTCCAGGAGTGGACGCTCGGCCTGGTGCTGCTCGCCCCCGTCGTGCCGCTGGTGATCATCTGCTCGGTCTTCGAGACGAAGTACGCGGTGGTGGCGCGCACGGCCCAGGACCAGGTGGGCGATCTGACGACGGTGGTCGAGGAGAGCGTCCTCGGCATCCGCATCATCAAGGGCTTCGGCCGGCACCGCAGCCAGGCGCTCGCCTTCCGGGCGCTCTCCCAGCGGCTGCGGACCACGGAGCTCACCAAGGCGCGGCTGCTCGCGGGCATCTGGGCCCTCATCACGACCATTCCCGAACTCGCGATCGGCGCCGCGCTGGTGCTCGGCACGATCGAGGTCGCGGACGGCGGTCTGTCGGCGGGCACGCTGGTCGCCTTCCTCTCGACGGCGCTGGCGCTGCGGTGGCCGGTCGAGTCGATCGGCTTCCTGCTGGCGATGAGCCAGGAGTCGGCGACGGCGACCGAGCGGTTCTTCGAGGTGATGGACGTGGCCGAGGAGGCGGACACCTCGGTGTCCGGCGACGGCGCGGCCACCGGACTCCCCGGGGCGGGCGGCATGGTCTTCGAGGGCGTCGAGTTCCGCTATCCCGACGCGGAGGACGGTTCCGTGCCCGTCCTGGCCCGGATCGACCTGCGGATCAGGCCCGGCGAGACGATGGCCCTGGTCGGGGCCACCGGGTCCGGGAAGACCACGCTCACCGCCCTCGTGCCCCGGCTGCACGACGCCACGTCCGGGCGGATCACGCTGGACGGCGAGGACATCACCGCCATGCCGCGCGAACGGCTGCGGGAGCTGGTCTCGGTGGCGTTCGAGGAGCCGACGCTCTTCTCGGCGAGTGTCGGGGAGAACGTGCTGATGGGCTCGGACGGCGCGGGCGAGGAGGAGTTGCTGCGGGCCCTGTCGGTCGCGCAGGCCGACTTCGTCCACGGTCTGCCGCAGGGCGTGGACACCCAGGTCGGCGAGCAGGGCCTGAGCCTCTCGGGCGGCCAGCGCCAGCGCCTCGCCCTGGCCAGGGCCGTCGTGGGCCGGCCCCGCTTCCTGGTGCTCGACGACCCGCTCTCCGCGCTGGACGTGCACACGGAGACGCTGGTCGAGGCCGCGCTGCGGCGGGTGCTGGAGGAGACCACGGCGGTGGTGGTCGCGCACCGGCCGTCCACCGTGATGCTCGCGGACCGGGTGGCGCTGCTCTCGGAGGGCCGGATCGTCGCGGTCGGCACCCACCAGGAACTGCTGCGCGGCAACGCCGAGTACGCCTGGCTGATGTCGGGCGCGGGCATCACCGACGGCGGTGAGCCCACCGGCGTGCCCCTTCCGGGCGCGTCGGCCGATGACCTTCCGGGCGTGCACGCCCCTGCCGAGGAGAGCAGCACCCGATGA
- a CDS encoding ABC transporter ATP-binding protein/permease: protein MTSTTTGRPTEPGDSDDAGAGTTPAQAPEAAVGASGRRPGDPFDRDDLPTPRGATRALLVSLLRPMRGRVVVAALFLLVQQAAVQAGPLLVAYAIDSGVPAFRDEDYGPLIAVALGYALCSAAAGAMQYAFILASAQVNQKVLLDLRGRIFRHAQALSVDFHERYTSGRLISRSTTDVESLRELLSEGLQELIGVVLSFVSISVMLLWLDFGTGAVAVLSFVPLYLLVRLYQRRAAVVFAARSTAIAAVIVKFAETMNGIRPVQAFRREPVNDGVFRKLNHAHRRTNGDAMLENARYVVGSRLVANTAVAGIVLWGAYRVASGSLALGVLAAVVLYLRRLYDPIDRLSMFLNSYQSAAASLEKIAGLLAQTPTVPEAVEPRELPPLTGGHPGRAVVFDGVRFAYRTGGEVLPRFDLTVPAGQTVAVVGSTGAGKSTLAKLLARFYDPTEGRVLLDGADLRDLATPELRRGVVMVTQEAFLFSGTVAENIAIGSPDATREEIEQAAKAIGAHDFIAGLPDGYDTDVRKRGGRISAGQRQLVAFARALLADPAVLILDEATSSLDIPGERAVQRAMDTVLHGRTAVVIAHRLSTVEIADRVLVMEHGRIVEDGAPAELIGGTGRFAGLHRAWRESLA, encoded by the coding sequence ATGACCAGCACCACCACCGGACGCCCCACCGAGCCGGGCGACAGCGACGACGCGGGCGCGGGGACCACGCCCGCCCAGGCCCCTGAGGCAGCGGTCGGTGCGTCCGGCCGGCGGCCGGGTGACCCCTTCGACCGCGACGACCTGCCCACCCCGCGCGGCGCCACCCGCGCCCTGCTCGTCTCGCTGCTGCGGCCGATGCGGGGCCGGGTGGTGGTGGCCGCGCTGTTCCTGCTGGTCCAGCAGGCCGCGGTGCAGGCGGGTCCGTTGCTGGTGGCGTACGCCATCGACAGCGGGGTGCCCGCGTTCCGGGACGAGGACTACGGGCCGCTGATCGCCGTGGCGCTCGGCTACGCGCTCTGCTCGGCGGCCGCGGGCGCCATGCAGTACGCCTTCATCCTGGCCTCCGCCCAGGTCAACCAGAAGGTGCTGCTCGATCTGCGCGGCCGGATCTTCCGCCATGCGCAGGCGCTGAGCGTGGACTTCCACGAGCGGTACACCTCGGGGCGGCTGATCTCCCGGTCCACCACCGATGTGGAGTCGCTGCGGGAGCTGCTCAGCGAGGGGCTGCAGGAGCTGATCGGTGTCGTCCTCTCCTTCGTCTCCATCTCCGTGATGCTGCTCTGGCTGGACTTCGGCACCGGCGCCGTCGCGGTGCTCTCCTTCGTGCCGCTGTATCTGCTGGTGCGGCTCTACCAGCGCCGGGCCGCCGTGGTCTTCGCCGCGCGGTCGACGGCGATCGCCGCGGTCATCGTGAAGTTCGCGGAGACGATGAACGGCATCCGTCCCGTCCAGGCCTTCCGCCGCGAGCCCGTCAACGACGGGGTGTTCCGGAAGCTGAACCACGCGCACCGGCGGACGAACGGCGACGCGATGCTGGAGAACGCGCGCTACGTCGTCGGGTCCCGGCTGGTCGCCAACACCGCGGTGGCCGGAATCGTTCTCTGGGGTGCCTACCGGGTCGCGTCCGGGAGTCTCGCCCTCGGGGTGCTGGCCGCGGTGGTGCTGTATCTGCGCCGGCTGTACGACCCCATCGACCGGCTCTCCATGTTCCTCAACTCCTACCAGTCGGCGGCCGCTTCGCTGGAGAAGATCGCCGGGCTGCTGGCCCAGACGCCCACCGTCCCCGAGGCCGTGGAGCCGCGGGAGCTGCCGCCGCTGACGGGCGGGCACCCGGGCCGCGCGGTGGTGTTCGACGGGGTGCGCTTCGCCTACCGCACGGGCGGTGAGGTGCTGCCCCGCTTCGATCTGACCGTTCCCGCGGGTCAGACGGTGGCCGTGGTCGGTTCGACGGGAGCGGGCAAGTCGACGCTGGCCAAGCTGCTGGCCCGGTTCTACGACCCGACCGAGGGCCGGGTGCTGCTGGACGGCGCCGACCTGCGGGACCTGGCCACGCCCGAACTGCGGCGCGGGGTGGTGATGGTGACCCAGGAGGCCTTCCTGTTCTCCGGCACGGTCGCGGAGAACATCGCGATCGGCAGCCCGGACGCGACGCGCGAGGAGATCGAGCAGGCCGCCAAGGCGATCGGCGCCCATGACTTCATCGCCGGTCTGCCCGACGGGTACGACACGGACGTACGCAAGCGGGGCGGCCGGATCTCGGCAGGTCAGCGCCAGTTGGTCGCCTTCGCCCGCGCCCTGCTCGCCGACCCGGCGGTGCTGATCCTCGACGAGGCGACCAGCTCGCTGGACATCCCCGGTGAGCGTGCGGTGCAGCGGGCGATGGACACCGTGCTGCACGGCCGCACCGCGGTGGTCATCGCCCACCGTCTGTCGACCGTGGAGATCGCGGACCGGGTGCTGGTGATGGAGCACGGCCGGATCGTGGAGGACGGCGCCCCGGCGGAGCTGATCGGCGGCACGGGCCGGTTCGCCGGCCTGCACCGTGCGTGGCGGGAGAGCCTGGCCTGA
- a CDS encoding M4 family metallopeptidase produces the protein MRSTLSRRTTATGALIAAAALLAVGVQTGTATATPGGTAEATPVASGANPGALPRQLSPSQRAELIREATASRAATAKQLGLGSQEKLVVRDVIQDNDGTTHTRYERTFGGLPVLGGDLVVQESKAGATKSVTKASRTTSAQLKAVDTTADIAPAAAEKQALGLAKADGSSRAAADKAPRKVVWMASGTPQLAYETVVGGLQEDGTPNALHVVTDATSGAKLYEWQAIENGVGNTEYSGQVTLNTSGSYNLTDTTRGNHKTYNLNHGTSGTGTLFSGTDDVWGNGLASNAETAAADAHYGAAETWDYYKNVHGRTGIKGNGVGAYSRVHYGNSYVNAFWDDSCFCMTYGDGSGNASPLTSLDVAAHEMSHGVTSNTAGLIYSGESGGLNEATSDIFATAVEFYANNSTDVGDYLIGEKIDINGDGTPLRYQDKPSRDGASKDAWYSGIGNVDVHYSSGPANHFFYLLSEGSGAKTINGVSYNSPTSDGLPVTGIGRAKAEQIWFKALSTKFTSTTNYAAARTGTLAVAGELYGTTSAEYKSVADAWAGINVGTRPGGGTDPGGTVFENTTVVSIPDAGSAVTSSVNVTGRTGNAPSTLKVGVDITHTYRGDLVLDLIAPDGSAYRLKNSSSSDSADNVKTTYTVNASSEAANGTWKLKVQDVYASDTGKINSFKLTF, from the coding sequence GTGAGATCCACGCTCAGCCGTCGTACCACCGCGACCGGCGCTCTGATAGCCGCAGCAGCACTCCTCGCCGTAGGAGTCCAGACCGGAACAGCCACCGCCACACCGGGCGGTACCGCCGAGGCCACCCCCGTCGCCTCCGGCGCCAACCCGGGCGCGCTGCCCAGGCAGCTCTCCCCCTCGCAGCGCGCCGAGCTGATCCGTGAGGCCACCGCGAGCAGGGCGGCCACCGCGAAGCAGCTGGGGCTCGGCTCGCAGGAGAAGCTCGTCGTCCGGGACGTCATCCAGGACAACGACGGCACCACGCACACGCGTTACGAGCGCACCTTCGGCGGACTGCCCGTCCTCGGCGGCGACCTGGTCGTCCAGGAGTCCAAGGCCGGCGCGACCAAGAGCGTCACCAAGGCGTCCAGGACGACCTCGGCGCAGCTCAAGGCCGTCGACACGACCGCGGACATCGCCCCGGCGGCCGCCGAGAAGCAGGCGCTCGGCCTGGCCAAGGCGGACGGCTCGTCCAGGGCCGCGGCCGACAAGGCGCCCCGCAAGGTCGTCTGGATGGCCTCGGGCACACCGCAGCTCGCCTACGAGACCGTGGTCGGCGGCCTCCAGGAGGACGGCACCCCGAACGCGCTGCACGTCGTCACCGACGCCACCTCCGGCGCCAAGCTCTACGAGTGGCAGGCGATCGAGAACGGCGTCGGCAACACGGAGTACAGCGGTCAGGTCACCCTGAACACCTCGGGGTCGTACAACCTGACGGACACCACGCGCGGCAACCACAAGACGTACAACCTGAACCACGGCACGTCGGGGACCGGCACCCTCTTCTCCGGCACCGACGACGTCTGGGGCAACGGACTCGCCTCGAACGCCGAGACCGCCGCGGCGGACGCCCACTACGGTGCGGCCGAGACCTGGGACTACTACAAGAACGTCCACGGCCGGACCGGCATCAAGGGCAACGGCGTCGGCGCGTACTCCCGCGTCCACTACGGCAACAGCTACGTCAACGCCTTCTGGGACGACAGCTGCTTCTGCATGACGTACGGCGACGGCAGCGGCAACGCCTCGCCGCTCACCTCGCTGGACGTCGCGGCCCACGAGATGAGCCACGGTGTCACCTCCAACACCGCCGGCCTGATCTACAGCGGTGAGTCCGGCGGCCTCAACGAGGCGACCAGCGACATCTTCGCCACCGCCGTCGAGTTCTACGCGAACAACTCCACCGACGTCGGCGACTACCTCATCGGCGAGAAGATCGACATCAACGGCGACGGCACCCCGCTGCGCTACCAGGACAAGCCGAGCCGGGACGGGGCGTCCAAGGACGCCTGGTACTCGGGCATCGGCAACGTCGACGTCCACTACTCCTCGGGCCCGGCGAACCACTTCTTCTACCTCCTCTCGGAGGGCAGCGGCGCCAAGACCATCAACGGCGTCTCCTACAACTCGCCGACCTCCGACGGCCTGCCGGTGACTGGCATCGGCCGCGCCAAGGCGGAGCAGATCTGGTTCAAGGCGCTCTCCACGAAGTTCACCTCCACCACCAACTACGCGGCCGCCCGCACGGGCACCCTGGCCGTGGCCGGTGAGCTGTACGGCACGACCAGCGCCGAGTACAAGTCCGTCGCCGACGCGTGGGCCGGCATCAACGTCGGTACCCGCCCCGGTGGCGGCACCGACCCCGGCGGCACGGTCTTCGAGAACACCACCGTCGTCTCCATCCCGGACGCCGGCTCGGCCGTCACCAGCTCCGTCAACGTCACCGGCCGCACCGGGAACGCGCCCAGCACCCTCAAGGTCGGGGTGGACATCACCCACACCTACCGCGGTGACCTGGTGCTCGACCTCATCGCCCCGGACGGCAGCGCCTACCGCCTGAAGAACTCCTCGTCGAGCGACTCGGCGGACAACGTCAAGACGACGTACACCGTGAACGCCTCGTCGGAGGCCGCGAACGGCACCTGGAAGCTGAAGGTCCAGGACGTCTACGCGAGCGACACCGGGAAGATCAACAGCTTCAAGCTGACCTTCTGA
- a CDS encoding alginate lyase family protein, which produces MRTGTIGRGLGLATALAALLTGISMAPASAVRAAPDAAPPAARAAAPAAFSHPGVFVSRPQLDFVRAKVQAGAQPWKGAFDQMMASKYASLGRTAKPRAVVECGSYSNPNYGCTDEREDAIAAYTLSLAWYITQDSRYAAKAVEIMDAWSAVIRDHTNSNAPLQTGWAGSSWPRAAEIIKYTYSSWPNSGRFATMLRDVYLPKVINGSNSNGNWELSMTEAAIGISVFLEDRTSYDKAVTKFRGRVPAYIYVTADGSLPKAAPGSGLDTRDKIINYWQGQSTFMDGLSQETCRDLTHTGYGLSAISHIAETSRIQGQDLYPEIADRLRHALGLHAKYQLGAAVPSSLCGGSLKDSLGPVTEVGYNALHNRMGIAMTNTQTLTERQRPAGSNNLFVAWETLTHADNPN; this is translated from the coding sequence ATGCGCACCGGAACCATCGGACGCGGCCTCGGCCTCGCCACCGCCCTCGCGGCCCTGCTCACCGGCATCTCCATGGCCCCGGCATCGGCCGTCCGGGCCGCCCCCGACGCCGCCCCGCCGGCCGCCCGGGCCGCCGCCCCCGCGGCCTTCTCCCACCCCGGCGTATTCGTCAGCCGCCCCCAGCTCGACTTCGTACGCGCCAAGGTGCAGGCCGGGGCGCAGCCCTGGAAGGGCGCGTTCGACCAGATGATGGCGAGCAAGTACGCCTCGCTCGGCCGCACGGCCAAACCCCGCGCCGTGGTGGAGTGCGGCTCGTACTCCAACCCCAACTACGGCTGCACCGACGAGCGCGAGGACGCGATAGCCGCCTACACCCTCTCGCTGGCCTGGTACATCACCCAGGACAGCCGCTACGCCGCCAAGGCCGTCGAGATCATGGACGCCTGGTCGGCCGTGATCAGGGACCACACCAACAGCAACGCCCCGCTCCAGACCGGCTGGGCGGGCTCGTCCTGGCCGCGGGCCGCCGAGATCATCAAGTACACGTACAGCAGCTGGCCTAACTCCGGCCGCTTCGCCACCATGCTGCGCGACGTCTACCTGCCGAAGGTCATCAACGGCTCCAACAGCAACGGCAACTGGGAACTCAGCATGACCGAGGCCGCGATCGGCATCTCGGTCTTCCTGGAGGACCGCACCTCGTACGACAAGGCCGTCACCAAGTTCCGCGGACGTGTCCCCGCGTACATCTACGTGACCGCGGACGGCTCCCTGCCGAAGGCCGCACCGGGCAGCGGGCTGGACACCCGCGACAAGATCATCAACTACTGGCAGGGGCAGTCCACGTTCATGGACGGTCTCTCTCAGGAGACCTGCCGCGACCTGACCCACACCGGATACGGTCTCTCCGCGATCTCGCACATCGCCGAGACCAGCCGGATCCAGGGGCAGGACCTCTACCCGGAGATCGCCGACCGGCTGCGCCACGCGCTCGGTCTGCACGCCAAGTACCAGCTGGGGGCCGCCGTGCCGTCGTCGCTGTGCGGGGGATCGCTCAAGGACAGCCTCGGGCCGGTCACCGAGGTCGGCTACAACGCGCTGCACAACCGGATGGGCATCGCGATGACCAACACCCAGACCCTGACCGAGCGGCAGCGGCCGGCCGGGTCCAACAACCTGTTCGTCGCCTGGGAGACGCTGACCCACGCGGACAACCCGAACTGA
- the glgP gene encoding alpha-glucan family phosphorylase, whose translation MKAIRRFTVRPVLPDPLQPLSDLARNLRWSWHTETRELFQAVDPVAGRTAECDPVRMLGAVSAGRLAELARDEPFLSRLNEVSADLRAYLEGPRWYQEQRAHGDGLPAAIAYFSPEFGVTAALPQYSGGLGILAGDHLKAASDLGVPLVGVGLLYRHGYFRQSLSRDGWQQEHYPVLDPNELPLTLVREADGTPSQVVLALPGGRSLHAQIWQAQVGRVPLLMLDSDVEDNAPGEREVTDRLYGGGSEHRLLQEMLLGIGGVRAVRTYCRLTGHPEPEVFHTNEGHAGFLGLERIRELSGTGLDFDSAVESVRAGTVFTTHTPVPAGIDRFDRDLVARHFGDDGELPGVAADRILRLGTETYPGGDPGVFNMAVMGLRLAQRANGVSTLHGAVSREMFAGLWPGFDPPEVPITSVTNGVHAPTWVAPEVYRLRAESGGTPGRWDAAAQIPDRQLWDLRRTLREQLVTEVRQRLHASWRTRGAESAELGWIDGVLDPDVLTIGFARRVPSYKRLTLMLRDRDRLRGLLLHPERPIQIVVAGKAHPADDSGKRLVQELVRFADDPRVRHRIVFLPDYGMAMAQKLYPGCDVWLNNPLRPLEACGTSGMKAALNGCLNLSVLDGWWDEWFEPDFGWAIPTADGSALDEDRRDDLEANALYELIEDRVAPRFYDSGAEGLPGRWIEMVRRTLGTLGPKVLADRMVREYVERLYAPAAQARRALDGDAARELAGWKARVRAAWPRVAVDHVEAVTPTAAGGSAELGATLALRVRITLGVLDPDDVEVQAVAGRVDSADTISDAQVFPLKPAGGQDLEGRWLYDGPLALDRTGPYGYTVRVLPAHRLLATGAELGLVAQPTEATGEGAGLLMR comes from the coding sequence GTGAAGGCCATTCGTCGATTCACCGTGCGTCCCGTCCTCCCCGACCCCCTACAACCGCTCAGCGACCTCGCGCGCAATCTGCGCTGGTCCTGGCACACCGAGACCCGTGAGCTCTTCCAGGCCGTCGACCCGGTGGCCGGCCGGACGGCGGAGTGCGACCCCGTGCGCATGCTCGGCGCCGTGTCCGCCGGGCGGCTGGCCGAGCTGGCCAGGGACGAGCCGTTCCTGAGCCGGCTCAACGAGGTGTCCGCCGACCTCCGGGCCTACCTGGAGGGCCCCAGGTGGTACCAGGAACAACGCGCCCACGGCGACGGGCTCCCCGCCGCCATCGCCTACTTCTCGCCCGAGTTCGGCGTCACGGCGGCCCTGCCGCAGTACTCCGGCGGACTCGGCATCCTCGCCGGAGACCATCTGAAGGCCGCCAGCGACCTGGGCGTCCCCCTCGTCGGCGTCGGCCTGCTCTACCGCCACGGCTACTTCCGCCAGAGCCTCTCGCGGGACGGCTGGCAGCAGGAGCACTATCCCGTCCTCGACCCGAACGAACTCCCGCTCACCCTCGTCCGCGAGGCCGACGGCACCCCCAGCCAGGTCGTCCTGGCCCTCCCCGGCGGCCGCTCCCTGCACGCCCAGATCTGGCAGGCCCAGGTGGGCCGGGTGCCGCTGCTCATGCTCGACTCCGACGTCGAGGACAACGCCCCGGGCGAACGCGAGGTCACCGACCGGCTGTACGGCGGCGGCAGCGAACACCGGCTGCTCCAGGAGATGCTGCTGGGCATCGGCGGGGTCCGCGCGGTGCGGACCTACTGCCGGCTCACCGGCCACCCGGAACCCGAGGTCTTCCACACCAACGAGGGCCACGCCGGCTTCCTCGGCCTCGAACGCATCCGGGAGCTCTCCGGCACCGGTCTCGACTTCGACTCCGCGGTGGAGTCCGTCCGGGCCGGCACCGTCTTCACCACCCACACCCCGGTCCCGGCCGGCATCGACCGTTTCGACCGCGACCTGGTCGCCCGCCACTTCGGCGACGACGGCGAACTGCCCGGCGTCGCGGCCGACCGCATCCTGCGGCTGGGCACCGAGACGTACCCGGGCGGCGACCCGGGCGTCTTCAACATGGCGGTGATGGGACTCCGGCTCGCCCAGCGCGCCAACGGGGTCTCCACCCTGCACGGCGCGGTCAGCCGGGAGATGTTCGCCGGTCTCTGGCCGGGCTTCGACCCGCCGGAGGTGCCGATCACCTCCGTGACCAACGGCGTCCACGCACCCACCTGGGTCGCGCCCGAGGTCTACCGGCTGCGCGCCGAGTCCGGGGGCACCCCCGGCCGGTGGGACGCCGCCGCGCAGATCCCCGACCGGCAGCTCTGGGACCTGCGCCGGACCCTGCGCGAACAGCTGGTGACCGAGGTGCGGCAGCGGCTGCACGCCTCCTGGCGCACCCGGGGCGCCGAGTCCGCCGAACTGGGCTGGATCGACGGGGTGCTGGACCCCGACGTGCTGACGATCGGCTTCGCCCGCCGGGTGCCCTCGTACAAGCGGCTGACGCTGATGCTGCGCGACCGGGACCGGCTGCGGGGGCTGCTCCTGCACCCCGAGCGCCCGATCCAGATCGTCGTGGCGGGCAAGGCCCACCCGGCCGACGACAGCGGGAAACGGCTGGTCCAGGAGCTGGTCCGGTTCGCCGACGATCCGCGGGTCCGCCACCGCATCGTCTTCCTGCCCGACTACGGGATGGCGATGGCCCAGAAGCTCTACCCGGGCTGCGATGTCTGGCTGAACAACCCGCTGCGCCCGCTGGAGGCGTGCGGTACGAGCGGGATGAAGGCGGCGCTCAACGGCTGCCTCAACCTCTCGGTCCTGGACGGCTGGTGGGACGAGTGGTTCGAGCCGGACTTCGGCTGGGCCATCCCGACGGCCGACGGCTCCGCGCTGGACGAGGACCGGCGCGACGACCTGGAGGCGAACGCCCTCTACGAGCTGATCGAGGACCGGGTCGCGCCGCGCTTCTACGACAGCGGCGCGGAGGGGCTGCCCGGGCGCTGGATCGAGATGGTCCGCCGCACCCTGGGCACACTGGGGCCCAAGGTGCTCGCCGACCGGATGGTCCGCGAGTACGTGGAGCGGCTGTACGCCCCCGCGGCGCAGGCCAGGCGCGCCCTGGACGGTGACGCGGCCCGGGAGCTGGCCGGCTGGAAGGCCAGGGTGCGGGCGGCCTGGCCGCGGGTGGCCGTCGACCATGTGGAGGCGGTGACGCCCACCGCGGCCGGCGGTTCGGCCGAGCTGGGCGCCACCCTGGCGCTGCGGGTCCGGATCACCCTCGGGGTGCTGGACCCGGACGACGTGGAGGTGCAGGCGGTGGCCGGCCGCGTCGACTCCGCCGACACGATCTCGGACGCCCAGGTCTTCCCGCTGAAACCGGCGGGCGGCCAGGACCTGGAGGGCCGCTGGCTGTACGACGGCCCGCTCGCGCTGGACCGCACCGGTCCGTACGGCTACACCGTGCGGGTGCTCCCGGCCCACCGGCTGCTGGCCACCGGCGCCGAACTCGGCCTGGTCGCACAGCCGACGGAGGCCACGGGCGAGGGCGCGGGACTGCTGATGCGCTGA